The Devosia sp. SD17-2 genome includes a region encoding these proteins:
- a CDS encoding DUF4344 domain-containing metallopeptidase, whose amino-acid sequence MRTLRATALAACVVASVSPALAAEDELSVLSDAMDFAMHDATFTMYHEIGHMLISELGLPVLGREEDAVDALATIWLLTDEGDDDSWNALIDAADGWYFNAVASTGSGVDDFSYYSDHSLDIQRAYAMVCLMVGAEPDVFGEAADAYDIAPDQQEACAYTYEQARSSWEMLLEPHRDDEYYGEPIHIIYEPAGAYKKFAKEFRSRGIMEHAVELVMENYVLPKPVTFRAMQCGEANAFFDPSESEVIYCYELAEYMYHMYLYDIVGWGDTAN is encoded by the coding sequence ATGCGCACCCTGCGTGCTACCGCCCTGGCGGCCTGCGTTGTGGCGTCCGTGTCCCCTGCCCTTGCGGCCGAGGATGAGCTGTCCGTGCTGAGCGATGCGATGGACTTTGCCATGCATGACGCGACCTTCACCATGTATCATGAGATCGGCCACATGCTGATCAGTGAACTGGGCCTGCCCGTGCTGGGGCGCGAAGAGGACGCCGTGGACGCGCTGGCGACGATCTGGCTGCTCACCGACGAGGGCGATGATGACAGCTGGAATGCGCTGATCGACGCGGCTGACGGGTGGTATTTTAACGCGGTCGCCTCGACCGGCTCGGGCGTCGACGACTTTTCTTACTACAGCGACCATAGTCTCGATATTCAGCGTGCCTATGCGATGGTCTGCCTGATGGTCGGCGCTGAGCCCGATGTGTTTGGTGAGGCGGCAGACGCTTACGACATCGCTCCGGACCAGCAGGAGGCCTGCGCCTATACCTATGAGCAGGCGCGCAGCTCATGGGAAATGCTACTCGAGCCGCATCGCGACGATGAATATTACGGCGAGCCCATCCACATCATCTATGAACCGGCCGGTGCGTACAAGAAATTCGCCAAGGAATTCAGGTCCCGCGGCATCATGGAGCATGCAGTCGAGCTGGTGATGGAGAACTACGTCTTGCCGAAGCCCGTGACGTTCCGGGCGATGCAATGCGGCGAGGCAAACGCGTTTTTCGACCCCAGCGAGAGCGAAGTGATCTACTGCTACGAGCTCGCCGAATACATGTACCACATGTATCTCTACGACATCGTCGGCTGGGGCGACACGGCCAACTAG
- a CDS encoding YitT family protein: MTPDLSIPSRHKLHEDIFAMLIGTVLVSLGIVFYSEVQLATGSTAGLALLIQYATGWPFGVLFFAINLPFYVLAVLRMGWPFAIKTFASVAMVSWLTIQIPVWLDISAIHPLFAALVGGGLIGLGVLSLFRHKSSVGGINILALFLQDNFGIRAGYFQLAVDAVILAAAFFILPLDRVIYSILGALVLNMIVALNHRPGRYVGFS, from the coding sequence ATGACGCCAGACCTTTCGATACCCAGCCGCCACAAACTGCATGAAGACATTTTCGCCATGCTCATCGGCACGGTCCTGGTGTCGCTGGGGATCGTCTTCTATTCAGAGGTCCAGCTCGCCACCGGCAGCACGGCGGGTCTGGCGCTCCTCATCCAATACGCCACCGGCTGGCCCTTCGGCGTCCTGTTCTTCGCGATCAATCTTCCGTTTTATGTCCTGGCTGTGCTCCGCATGGGCTGGCCGTTTGCCATCAAGACCTTCGCCTCGGTGGCCATGGTCTCTTGGCTGACCATCCAGATCCCAGTCTGGCTCGATATCTCGGCGATCCATCCGCTGTTCGCCGCGCTCGTCGGCGGTGGGCTCATCGGCCTCGGCGTACTTTCGCTGTTCCGCCACAAGTCCAGCGTCGGCGGTATCAATATCCTGGCGCTCTTCCTCCAGGACAATTTCGGCATCCGGGCCGGCTATTTTCAGCTGGCGGTGGACGCGGTTATCCTCGCGGCAGCGTTCTTCATCCTGCCGCTCGACCGCGTCATCTATTCGATCCTGGGCGCGCTTGTGCTCAACATGATCGTCGCCCTCAACCACCGTCCGGGCCGCTACGTCGGCTTCAGCTAG
- a CDS encoding DNA polymerase III subunit chi: MAEVLFYHLEVRPLEAVLPQLLEKTLERGWRAVVECGSRERAEALDAHLWTFRDDSFLAHGLAGDEADALQPILLTTEQSNPNNATVRFFVDRAVPHSPEAYQRLVYMFSGHDPEAVAEARQAWRELRAGNTVTYWQQEPDGRWSKKA, translated from the coding sequence ATGGCTGAAGTGCTGTTCTATCATCTTGAAGTGCGCCCGCTTGAGGCGGTCCTCCCCCAGCTCCTCGAAAAGACCTTGGAGCGGGGCTGGCGCGCTGTTGTCGAATGCGGCTCTCGTGAACGCGCCGAGGCGCTCGACGCCCACCTCTGGACATTTCGCGACGACAGTTTCCTTGCCCACGGTCTTGCCGGCGACGAGGCCGATGCCCTCCAGCCGATCCTGCTCACGACCGAGCAGTCGAACCCCAACAATGCCACCGTGCGCTTTTTCGTTGATCGCGCCGTGCCGCATTCGCCCGAGGCCTATCAGCGGCTGGTCTATATGTTCTCCGGCCATGATCCCGAAGCCGTGGCCGAGGCCCGGCAAGCCTGGCGGGAACTGCGCGCCGGCAATACGGTTACCTACTGGCAACAGGAACCCGACGGACGCTGGTCAAAGAAAGCATGA
- a CDS encoding LptF/LptG family permease, with protein MRRLTTYLARLFATDALVLFGIVCFLLWLVNCLRSFEVVSVKGQGFATLAVQALYTMPQLGLAFFYICVGIGLVRALTALQSSHELHIIHTSKGISGLWRAAAMVTSVAVVAVMLFAHWVEPNANRKFSELSASVAADLVSSTLRPGRFTQVTPGVILLIGGRGPDGEIREFFADDRREGATRRTFIAESARISSDGENYVLELRNGSLQYVQEDGRYSEVRFIRYDLSVDSLSQPLIMGDSLAERDSFDLIAEAMATRQLEQPVLQRLLDRSAEALRVIGICLFVLAIAAFPSGRRARIPVPLEAVVMLVAFGERGIGTYSPLGVGTGSVLLILISGAVMAYRLWPRRPRSIPA; from the coding sequence ATGAGACGACTGACAACTTATCTGGCGCGCCTGTTTGCGACCGACGCGCTCGTGCTGTTCGGCATCGTATGCTTCCTGCTCTGGCTGGTGAACTGCCTGCGGTCATTCGAAGTGGTGTCGGTCAAGGGACAGGGCTTTGCCACCCTTGCGGTGCAGGCGCTCTACACCATGCCGCAGCTGGGGCTGGCGTTCTTCTATATCTGCGTTGGCATCGGGCTGGTGCGGGCGCTGACGGCGCTGCAGAGCAGCCACGAACTGCACATCATCCACACCAGCAAGGGAATCAGCGGTCTTTGGCGCGCAGCGGCCATGGTCACCAGCGTTGCCGTGGTTGCGGTGATGCTGTTCGCCCATTGGGTAGAGCCGAACGCCAACCGCAAGTTCAGCGAGCTTTCGGCCAGCGTGGCGGCTGATCTCGTCAGCTCCACCCTGCGGCCGGGTCGGTTTACGCAGGTAACGCCGGGGGTGATCCTGCTGATCGGTGGACGCGGGCCGGATGGCGAAATTCGCGAGTTTTTTGCCGATGACCGCCGCGAGGGTGCGACGCGCCGAACCTTTATCGCTGAAAGCGCAAGGATATCGAGCGACGGCGAAAACTATGTGCTCGAGTTGCGCAACGGGTCACTGCAATATGTGCAGGAGGACGGGCGCTATTCCGAGGTGCGGTTTATCCGCTACGATCTCAGCGTCGACAGTTTGAGCCAACCGTTGATCATGGGCGACTCGCTCGCCGAGCGCGACAGTTTCGACCTTATTGCCGAGGCGATGGCGACCAGGCAGCTGGAGCAGCCGGTGCTGCAACGACTGCTGGATCGGTCGGCAGAGGCACTGCGCGTCATCGGCATCTGTCTTTTTGTTTTGGCGATTGCCGCCTTCCCCAGCGGACGACGGGCGCGCATTCCTGTGCCACTGGAAGCTGTGGTGATGTTGGTCGCCTTTGGCGAGCGCGGCATCGGCACCTATAGCCCTCTCGGGGTCGGGACCGGGTCGGTCCTGCTGATCCTGATTTCGGGGGCTGTGATGGCCTATCGCCTGTGGCCGCGCCGTCCGAGGAGCATTCCAGCATGA
- a CDS encoding LptF/LptG family permease — protein sequence MMTRIDWLVLKRLAGRIGATVFIFYGLIALVESLDTWRFNAVAESNGVLMALVMVAMSAVRWTIKTLPVTVLMGAILGMADLKARHELTVIKASGISIWRAMRAPTIALIGVSFLVALGAETASTQINRELYPTPPGQAALLTPPGEIWLEQRGDGVHYVIMARHMSPGGGELGDVTLFHLAPNPVPRLEASNAVLEDGFWVLPAAIARSPDTQARTVFDYRVPTESTAAEIRLTLASTEDMTFFDLARMLQQGVSDPSVRASATMRLIKLLTLPLVLTGSLFIAFAFTAGYRRNSSLGPAVLYGIVLGFVVFVITEMADRAGSTGVLDPTFAAVGPALVAIVIGMTVLLHKEDGRT from the coding sequence ATGATGACGCGGATCGACTGGCTTGTACTCAAGCGCCTCGCGGGCCGCATCGGCGCAACGGTGTTCATTTTCTACGGGCTGATCGCGCTGGTGGAATCGCTCGACACCTGGCGCTTCAATGCGGTGGCCGAAAGCAACGGCGTGCTGATGGCGCTGGTGATGGTGGCGATGAGCGCGGTGCGCTGGACCATCAAGACCCTGCCGGTAACAGTGCTGATGGGCGCGATCCTCGGGATGGCCGACCTCAAGGCGCGCCATGAACTGACGGTGATCAAGGCCAGCGGCATATCCATCTGGCGCGCCATGCGTGCGCCCACAATTGCGTTGATCGGGGTCAGCTTTCTCGTGGCGCTGGGGGCGGAAACGGCCAGCACGCAGATCAACCGCGAGCTGTATCCGACGCCGCCGGGTCAAGCGGCGCTGCTGACGCCGCCGGGCGAAATCTGGCTCGAGCAGCGGGGCGACGGCGTGCACTATGTGATCATGGCGCGGCACATGTCTCCCGGCGGCGGAGAACTGGGCGACGTGACACTGTTCCATCTCGCCCCTAATCCCGTTCCCCGGCTCGAGGCGAGTAATGCGGTGCTCGAGGATGGATTCTGGGTTCTGCCTGCGGCCATTGCGCGCTCGCCGGATACGCAGGCCCGTACCGTCTTTGACTATCGCGTGCCCACAGAGTCGACTGCTGCGGAGATCCGGCTGACATTGGCCTCGACCGAAGACATGACGTTTTTCGACCTCGCCCGCATGCTCCAGCAAGGCGTTTCGGACCCTTCGGTGCGCGCCTCGGCGACGATGCGGCTGATCAAGCTTTTGACGCTTCCGCTTGTGCTAACCGGTTCTCTGTTCATTGCCTTTGCGTTTACCGCAGGTTATCGAAGAAACTCTAGTCTAGGTCCCGCGGTCCTCTATGGCATCGTGCTCGGATTTGTTGTGTTCGTGATTACCGAGATGGCCGACCGCGCTGGGTCGACCGGCGTTCTCGACCCAACTTTTGCGGCAGTCGGACCGGCACTGGTAGCTATTGTCATCGGCATGACAGTGCTGCTGCATAAGGAAGACGGACGAACGTGA
- the lptD gene encoding LPS assembly protein LptD produces MTTIGRNGFERLARALLAGVALCLLPAGPALAQNLVPTNFFNAPVNPNGDAGVEANSLTFDARTNVIRASGDVVLSHEGYVVRGDTLEFNRRSNSVRLTGRVSVTDPFGNVMETDGLDIGGGMKQAFLNALTITSFDGSRITADSVDYDAALQSVLVNASYAPCGDCIDDKGRRIGWSVNAAKIIHDSENGSVVLEQPTLSLLGMPVAWLPYLWLPGTDNQALSALRMPIIDYSDTTGLRVGVPVMVYTNRWTDIILTPTLSTRQGFLMGAEWVQRFDAGSFQVKASGIHQWDPAAFVGTVGDRDWRGALQTSGSFTPIENWSAGWSYTAFSDAAYLGDYRLTTAKSTVNEVYATHLTDDTYLDVRLQEFNLLGNVTPQEQAQQGKALPAVRFNHVVDLEPGMGRVTLDGQLLSVQREADAVKAANGVPYVFGHAGNKTRATLQAGWQTQWINSGLVFTPYAGLRADMAYYDGTSPFLPGETSLFSATPIAAMDIRYPLIAHNGADVHLIEPIGQMVYRGSGTSLVGITNDDAQSFVFDDTNLFSYNRFSGYDRQETGLRANIGARYQANFADGGYVEVVGGQSFQLAGTNAFETADPAGARRGSGMEGAASYAVLGAYGSFTPGLSFGGKVQVDTEDWALARAGAGMKLDLERYSATVDYRFIAADAAVGTLQDQHEVGGELTVPVSDYWSLKGNAAWDIGANSWLQAGGGLYYDDGYLAFGANATRTGATHTTPNDTRVTATFQLKAPAGLNAGGTTSVLVPEF; encoded by the coding sequence GTGACGACTATCGGCCGAAACGGGTTTGAAAGGCTTGCACGCGCGCTGCTCGCGGGCGTGGCCCTGTGCCTTTTGCCTGCCGGCCCTGCTCTGGCGCAGAATCTCGTTCCCACCAATTTCTTCAACGCTCCGGTCAATCCCAATGGCGACGCCGGCGTGGAAGCCAACAGCCTCACCTTTGACGCGCGCACCAATGTCATCCGGGCCTCGGGCGATGTGGTGCTGTCGCATGAAGGCTATGTGGTTCGCGGCGATACGCTGGAGTTCAACCGGCGCAGCAATTCCGTTCGCCTGACCGGGCGCGTGAGCGTGACCGACCCGTTCGGCAATGTGATGGAGACCGATGGTCTCGACATCGGCGGCGGAATGAAACAGGCGTTTCTCAACGCCCTGACCATCACCTCCTTTGACGGTTCGCGCATTACCGCCGACAGTGTGGACTATGACGCGGCGCTCCAGTCAGTGCTGGTCAATGCGAGCTATGCGCCGTGCGGAGACTGCATCGACGACAAGGGGCGCCGCATTGGCTGGTCGGTCAATGCCGCAAAAATCATCCACGACTCGGAAAATGGTTCGGTTGTCCTCGAGCAGCCGACGCTGTCGCTCCTTGGCATGCCGGTCGCGTGGCTGCCGTATCTCTGGCTGCCGGGCACGGACAATCAGGCCCTGTCAGCGCTGCGGATGCCTATCATCGATTACAGCGACACGACCGGACTGCGCGTTGGCGTGCCGGTGATGGTCTATACCAACCGCTGGACCGACATCATCCTCACCCCGACACTGTCGACGCGGCAGGGTTTCCTTATGGGCGCGGAATGGGTGCAGCGGTTTGATGCCGGCTCGTTCCAGGTCAAGGCTTCAGGAATCCACCAATGGGACCCAGCGGCTTTTGTCGGCACGGTCGGTGATCGGGACTGGCGCGGGGCGCTGCAGACCTCCGGCTCCTTCACGCCGATCGAAAACTGGTCGGCAGGCTGGTCCTACACCGCCTTTTCCGACGCGGCCTATCTCGGCGATTACCGCCTGACCACGGCCAAGTCCACGGTGAACGAGGTCTATGCGACGCATCTGACCGACGACACCTATCTCGATGTGCGCCTGCAGGAGTTCAATCTCCTCGGTAATGTGACACCGCAGGAGCAGGCGCAGCAAGGGAAGGCCCTGCCCGCGGTCCGGTTCAATCATGTCGTCGATCTCGAGCCGGGAATGGGCCGGGTGACGCTCGATGGGCAGTTGCTGAGCGTGCAGCGCGAGGCCGACGCGGTCAAGGCCGCCAATGGTGTGCCCTATGTGTTCGGCCATGCCGGCAACAAGACGCGCGCAACGCTGCAGGCCGGATGGCAGACGCAGTGGATCAATAGCGGGCTGGTGTTCACGCCCTATGCCGGTCTGCGCGCCGACATGGCCTATTATGACGGCACGAGCCCGTTCCTGCCCGGCGAGACCAGCCTTTTCAGCGCCACGCCGATCGCGGCGATGGATATCCGTTACCCGCTGATCGCTCATAACGGCGCCGATGTGCACCTGATCGAACCGATCGGACAGATGGTCTATCGCGGATCGGGCACGAGCCTTGTCGGCATCACCAATGACGATGCGCAAAGCTTCGTCTTCGATGACACCAACCTCTTCAGCTACAACCGCTTTTCGGGCTACGACCGCCAGGAAACCGGGCTGCGCGCCAACATCGGTGCACGCTACCAGGCTAATTTCGCCGATGGCGGCTATGTCGAGGTTGTCGGGGGGCAGTCGTTCCAGCTTGCCGGGACCAATGCCTTCGAGACCGCTGACCCTGCCGGCGCGCGACGCGGATCGGGCATGGAGGGCGCTGCCTCCTATGCGGTCCTCGGAGCCTATGGCTCGTTTACGCCCGGCCTGTCATTTGGCGGCAAGGTGCAGGTGGACACCGAGGACTGGGCGCTGGCCCGGGCCGGCGCCGGCATGAAGCTAGACCTCGAACGCTATTCGGCGACGGTAGACTACCGGTTTATCGCTGCGGACGCTGCTGTGGGCACGCTGCAGGACCAGCACGAAGTGGGCGGCGAGCTGACCGTGCCTGTTTCTGATTACTGGAGCCTCAAGGGCAATGCGGCCTGGGATATCGGCGCCAACAGCTGGCTGCAGGCCGGTGGCGGGCTCTATTATGACGACGGCTACCTCGCCTTCGGCGCCAATGCGACCCGCACCGGAGCGACACATACAACGCCCAACGACACCCGCGTGACGGCGACATTCCAGCTCAAGGCTCCGGCCGGGCTGAATGCCGGTGGCACGACGAGCGTGTTGGTGCCAGAATTTTGA